The following proteins come from a genomic window of Paenibacillus spongiae:
- a CDS encoding GNAT family N-acetyltransferase, which produces MKIYAKRIYIRRLQMDDADQLLELLIRNKSFLQPLEPLRQESYYTLEWQKESLEKVQYDWEHDVGYGFGIYLNNGRLIGRVNISNISRGAWESCTIGYLLDEPLNGQGFMTEAVASAVHYCFNDAGLHRVQSAVMPHNAASIRVLEKVGFRYEGFAEYYLKINGNWEHHNIYSMTREYWKPQSRILN; this is translated from the coding sequence TTGAAAATATATGCAAAACGAATCTATATTCGCAGGCTTCAGATGGATGACGCAGATCAATTGCTAGAACTGCTCATTCGGAATAAATCGTTTCTGCAGCCGCTTGAACCTCTCCGTCAAGAATCTTACTATACATTGGAATGGCAGAAAGAATCGCTTGAGAAGGTGCAGTACGATTGGGAGCATGACGTTGGATACGGATTCGGGATCTATCTTAATAACGGCAGGTTGATCGGCCGGGTTAACATAAGCAATATTTCTCGCGGGGCGTGGGAGAGCTGCACGATCGGTTATTTGCTGGATGAGCCATTGAATGGACAAGGATTCATGACGGAGGCCGTTGCTTCAGCAGTCCACTATTGCTTCAACGATGCCGGATTACATCGGGTTCAATCAGCCGTAATGCCTCATAATGCCGCTTCCATTCGGGTGCTCGAGAAGGTCGGCTTCCGATATGAAGGATTCGCCGAGTATTATCTGAAAATCAACGGGAACTGGGAGCACCATAATATTTACAGCATGACCCGTGAATACTGGAAGCCGCAGTCCCGGATTTTGAATTGA
- a CDS encoding NUDIX hydrolase, whose protein sequence is MITYNICFIKQGLNVLLLNRESPSWMGCWNGVGGKVEQGESPRRSMVREIMEETRLAESEYQLTYRGLVSWLVDHERFGGMYLYSAELSGHIDYSTPIKTEEGILDWKSIEWIMNPKNQGIASSIPLIMNHLNEELTYHHHCTYIEGKLVDTLSEPIAAKTENIEQMNEYWQLFRENQAGDRQLAPSVVP, encoded by the coding sequence ATGATAACGTACAATATTTGTTTTATAAAGCAAGGCCTTAACGTCCTGCTGCTCAACAGAGAGTCTCCGAGCTGGATGGGATGTTGGAATGGCGTTGGCGGAAAAGTAGAACAGGGCGAGTCGCCCCGACGATCCATGGTTCGTGAAATCATGGAGGAAACACGGCTGGCAGAGTCCGAGTATCAGCTGACCTATAGAGGGCTTGTTTCTTGGCTGGTGGATCATGAGCGTTTCGGAGGGATGTATCTCTATTCGGCCGAGCTTTCGGGTCATATCGACTATAGCACACCGATCAAGACCGAAGAAGGCATTCTGGACTGGAAATCGATAGAATGGATTATGAATCCTAAGAATCAGGGCATTGCTTCGAGCATCCCATTGATTATGAATCACTTGAATGAAGAGCTGACCTACCATCATCATTGTACATACATCGAAGGAAAGTTAGTCGATACTTTGTCAGAGCCCATTGCTGCAAAGACAGAAAACATCGAACAGATGAATGAATATTGGCAGCTATTCAGGGAAAATCAAGCAGGCGATAGACAGCTTGCCCCCTCAGTTGTGCCATAG
- a CDS encoding GntR family transcriptional regulator — protein sequence MWKGSVKAVSITRKKGPLYLQIKKIIKDRIMHGVYPLGSNIPAEPQLEQEFQVSKMTVRNAIRELAEEGYVEKKSGVGTIVLRNTSLSKLSKGKRFTELLVEAGHRMEKRLIASGHVSLESGTELHELFGASCHRMERLYLLNDQPYIHFIHYITPAISFPDELAASGQLFASLYDWLEEKQIALENFRDSFLVETAAPGSARLLGIEEGTSVLKRLRYSFDGDGNVIECSIGYYNTALQPYLVDYDA from the coding sequence ATGTGGAAAGGTAGCGTGAAAGCCGTGTCCATTACGCGGAAGAAAGGGCCATTATATCTGCAAATCAAGAAGATCATCAAGGACCGGATTATGCATGGCGTATACCCGCTGGGCAGCAATATTCCTGCTGAGCCGCAGCTGGAGCAGGAGTTTCAAGTGAGCAAAATGACGGTCCGAAACGCGATCCGCGAGCTTGCGGAGGAAGGCTACGTCGAGAAGAAGAGCGGAGTCGGGACGATTGTGCTGCGCAACACCTCGTTATCCAAGCTATCCAAGGGCAAGCGGTTTACGGAGCTTCTGGTAGAGGCGGGGCACCGGATGGAGAAGCGGCTGATCGCATCGGGCCATGTTTCATTGGAGAGCGGAACGGAACTGCATGAGCTGTTCGGCGCTTCGTGTCACCGTATGGAGCGGTTATATTTGTTGAATGATCAGCCGTATATTCATTTCATCCACTACATCACGCCGGCCATCAGCTTTCCGGACGAGCTGGCCGCGTCGGGGCAGTTGTTTGCATCGCTATACGACTGGCTGGAAGAGAAGCAAATTGCGCTGGAAAATTTCCGCGACAGCTTCCTGGTCGAAACGGCAGCGCCAGGCAGCGCCCGATTGCTGGGGATCGAGGAAGGAACTTCCGTATTGAAAAGGCTGCGGTATTCCTTCGACGGCGACGGGAATGTGATCGAATGCAGCATCGGCTATTACAACACGGCGCTGCAGCCGTATTTGGTCGATTATGATGCTTGA
- a CDS encoding sugar kinase, with the protein MSKTAAFGEVMMRLEVPGYGTLSQDNQLKYSFSGSGVNVVSALARYGHESYLVTTLPDNPLGEAALAHLRKLGIATSLVNRGGKYVGMYFLEHGFGARPGRVTYTDRLGSSFNTAAYDGSLFNKAAQQVDLMHFCGITLAMNDNVRDAMKRLAREVKRCGGQIVFDCNYRPSLWGDDGYEKARPHYKEMLELADIVLMNERDALHILGLKTSAQGRADQLKDVIPQVAKQYQIRTIAGTHRQINGDNTHTLTGYVYGNDDFYFARERTFSVYDRVGAGDAFASGIIHGVLQAIPYQQTVEFASAAAILAHTVPGDTPMASDDDVLTAMTDHIGDVER; encoded by the coding sequence ATGAGTAAAACAGCCGCATTCGGCGAAGTGATGATGCGTCTGGAAGTCCCCGGATACGGAACGCTGTCGCAGGACAATCAGTTGAAATACTCCTTTTCGGGAAGCGGGGTCAATGTCGTATCGGCATTGGCCCGCTATGGACATGAGAGCTATCTGGTTACGACGCTGCCGGACAACCCGCTCGGCGAAGCCGCGCTTGCCCATTTGCGCAAGCTTGGCATTGCGACCTCGCTGGTGAATCGGGGCGGCAAATATGTCGGCATGTATTTCTTGGAGCATGGCTTCGGCGCTCGTCCGGGCAGGGTGACGTATACGGATCGTCTGGGCAGCAGCTTCAATACGGCAGCATACGACGGTAGTCTGTTCAACAAGGCGGCGCAGCAGGTTGACCTTATGCATTTTTGCGGTATTACGCTTGCCATGAACGACAATGTGCGGGATGCGATGAAGCGGCTTGCTCGGGAAGTCAAGCGCTGCGGGGGCCAGATTGTCTTCGATTGCAATTACCGGCCTTCCTTGTGGGGCGATGATGGCTATGAGAAAGCCCGGCCGCACTACAAGGAGATGCTGGAGCTGGCGGACATCGTCCTCATGAATGAGCGGGATGCGCTTCATATTCTTGGACTGAAGACATCCGCGCAGGGGAGGGCGGATCAGTTAAAGGATGTGATACCGCAGGTGGCGAAGCAGTATCAAATCCGGACCATAGCCGGCACCCATCGGCAAATCAACGGGGACAATACGCATACGCTCACGGGATACGTATATGGGAACGATGATTTTTACTTCGCCAGAGAGCGGACCTTCTCGGTATATGACCGTGTTGGAGCGGGCGATGCCTTTGCCAGCGGCATTATACATGGCGTGCTGCAGGCGATCCCGTATCAGCAGACGGTGGAGTTTGCATCGGCTGCGGCGATACTGGCGCATACCGTGCCTGGCGATACGCCAATGGCGTCCGACGATGACGTGCTTACGGCGATGACGGATCATATAGGCGATGTGGAAAGGTAG
- the dagF gene encoding 2-dehydro-3-deoxy-phosphogluconate aldolase translates to MSSIYERMYKKKAALNVLTNSIDNAKQIYEAAEGQVLVGVLSKNYPNAAEAVEAMKAYGAAIDDAVSIGLGAGDNRQAVVVSEIAKSYAGNHINQIFPAVGMTRANLGAKDSWINALVSPSGQVGYVNISTGVISAGIADKAIVPVKAAIALVRDMGGNALKYFPMQGLKLEEEYRAVAKACGEEGFALEPTGGIDLDNFKPIVEIALQAGVPQIIPHVYTSIIDQATGATRIKDVELLHRTLNALVDQYE, encoded by the coding sequence ATGTCTAGCATCTATGAACGCATGTATAAGAAGAAGGCGGCCTTAAATGTACTGACGAACTCGATCGATAACGCCAAGCAGATCTACGAGGCGGCGGAAGGCCAGGTGTTGGTAGGGGTATTGTCCAAAAATTATCCGAATGCAGCCGAAGCGGTCGAGGCCATGAAGGCGTACGGCGCCGCAATCGACGATGCGGTGTCCATCGGTTTAGGGGCGGGCGACAACCGCCAGGCGGTAGTAGTATCGGAAATTGCCAAGAGCTATGCAGGCAACCATATCAATCAGATTTTCCCGGCCGTCGGTATGACGCGCGCCAATCTGGGCGCCAAGGACAGCTGGATCAACGCTCTTGTGTCGCCGAGCGGTCAGGTCGGATACGTGAATATATCGACAGGCGTGATCAGCGCAGGCATTGCGGACAAGGCGATCGTCCCGGTCAAGGCGGCTATTGCGCTCGTACGCGATATGGGCGGCAATGCGCTGAAATATTTCCCTATGCAAGGCTTGAAGCTGGAGGAGGAATACAGGGCGGTAGCCAAGGCATGCGGTGAAGAAGGCTTTGCCTTGGAGCCGACGGGCGGCATAGATTTGGACAATTTCAAGCCGATTGTAGAAATTGCATTGCAAGCGGGCGTGCCGCAGATTATCCCGCATGTATATACCTCTATCATTGATCAGGCAACAGGCGCGACGAGGATTAAGGATGTGGAGCTGCTGCACCGCACACTGAATGCGCTAGTGGATCAATATGAGTAA
- a CDS encoding DgaE family pyridoxal phosphate-dependent ammonia lyase — protein sequence MDHSLHAKYGLKRVVNASGRMSILGVSAPTDSVMEAMKQGGQQYVEMAELVRRSGEYVADILGAEGAVVVNSASSGIALSVAAVVTEGNPRVSLRLHQEHVLKNEIIMLKGHNVQYGAPVETMVYLGGGSIVEVGYANEGRKEHIEEAISDRTAAILYVKSHHCVQKNMISAEEAWEVAQRRGVPLIIDAAAEEDIRKYVKCSDLAIYSGSKAIEGPTSGIVGGKRKYIDWLNVQLHGIGRSMKVGKETIFGLLQALDEYMSKADKSQQEKAALEPLLALSALTGVKVSIVQDEAGRAIYRGRIHIDAAAAGIGAQAVNDQLREGDIAVYTRDYGVRQGYFDIDPRSLQGDDLQVIAGRIQEIVGGANHV from the coding sequence ATGGATCATTCATTGCATGCTAAATACGGGCTCAAACGGGTCGTCAATGCAAGCGGACGGATGAGCATTCTGGGCGTATCCGCGCCAACGGACAGTGTCATGGAAGCGATGAAGCAAGGCGGACAGCAGTATGTGGAGATGGCGGAGCTTGTACGGCGTTCCGGCGAATACGTCGCGGACATTCTGGGTGCGGAAGGAGCGGTCGTCGTCAACTCTGCGTCCAGCGGGATCGCGCTTTCCGTTGCTGCCGTCGTGACGGAGGGCAATCCCCGTGTCAGCTTGCGGCTGCACCAGGAGCACGTGCTCAAGAACGAGATCATTATGCTCAAGGGGCATAATGTGCAATATGGCGCGCCCGTCGAAACAATGGTTTACCTCGGAGGAGGCTCCATCGTCGAAGTTGGCTATGCCAACGAGGGGCGCAAAGAGCATATCGAGGAAGCGATCTCCGATCGAACCGCCGCTATTCTATACGTCAAGTCCCACCATTGCGTGCAGAAAAACATGATTAGCGCCGAGGAAGCCTGGGAAGTCGCCCAGCGCCGCGGAGTGCCGCTAATCATAGATGCTGCGGCGGAGGAAGATATCCGCAAGTATGTGAAGTGCTCGGATCTGGCGATATACAGCGGGTCCAAAGCGATTGAAGGCCCTACCTCAGGCATTGTCGGCGGCAAACGCAAATATATCGACTGGCTGAACGTTCAGCTGCACGGCATCGGGCGCAGCATGAAGGTCGGCAAGGAGACGATATTCGGACTGCTGCAGGCGCTGGACGAATATATGAGCAAAGCAGATAAGAGCCAGCAGGAGAAGGCCGCGCTAGAGCCATTGCTTGCCTTGTCCGCCCTGACGGGAGTAAAGGTCAGCATCGTGCAGGACGAAGCGGGCCGTGCCATTTATCGGGGAAGAATCCACATTGACGCGGCTGCGGCGGGCATCGGGGCGCAAGCGGTGAACGATCAGCTTCGCGAAGGTGATATTGCCGTCTATACGCGCGATTACGGCGTTCGTCAAGGGTATTTCGATATTGATCCGCGCTCGCTGCAAGGAGATGACCTGCAGGTCATCGCGGGCAGAATCCAAGAGATCGTAGGAGGGGCAAACCATGTCTAG
- a CDS encoding amidohydrolase/deacetylase family metallohydrolase yields MELVLRNVKLLGGQPADIVIRDGITERIAPAGQGKGSQYVDGTGLYASSGWIDLHVHADPELEPYGDEIDEIGIRQGVTTIVDAGSCGADRIGRLFVNAGRAQTRVLAFLNISRIGLLRTDELSSLEWIEEAKIGEAVRQYADFIVGLKARISRSVVKEQGLEPLRLARRFADTYGLPLMVHIGSGPPAIDEVLHLLQKKDIVTHFLNGKANNVFGADGKPLQALLDAIDRGVHLDVGHGTASFSFQAAELARQAGIKPHTISTDIYRGNRLNGPVYGMSDTLTKFLLLGYPLEEVIAMATSNAAAWLGRPELGRIRAGEPANLTLFAVENGVKKLTDSEGEERTADRYIEAKGVVVNGSFIAC; encoded by the coding sequence ATGGAACTGGTATTGCGCAATGTGAAGCTGCTTGGCGGCCAGCCGGCAGACATTGTCATCAGAGACGGCATCACGGAACGAATCGCTCCCGCCGGGCAGGGGAAGGGCAGCCAATATGTGGACGGTACGGGTCTATATGCTTCAAGCGGCTGGATCGATCTGCATGTTCATGCGGATCCGGAGCTGGAACCCTATGGAGACGAGATCGATGAAATCGGCATCAGGCAAGGGGTTACCACTATTGTGGATGCGGGAAGCTGCGGGGCCGACCGGATTGGCCGGCTCTTCGTCAATGCAGGCCGTGCGCAGACGCGCGTGCTGGCTTTTCTGAATATTTCGCGGATCGGGCTGCTCCGGACTGATGAGCTGTCAAGCCTGGAATGGATTGAGGAAGCCAAGATCGGAGAGGCCGTCAGGCAATACGCGGATTTTATCGTCGGCTTGAAGGCGCGGATCAGCCGCAGCGTTGTCAAGGAGCAGGGTCTGGAGCCGCTGCGGCTGGCTCGCAGGTTCGCAGACACATACGGCCTGCCGCTGATGGTGCATATCGGATCCGGTCCGCCTGCAATCGATGAGGTGCTGCACTTGCTGCAGAAGAAGGACATCGTTACGCATTTTCTCAACGGCAAGGCCAATAATGTATTCGGGGCGGATGGGAAGCCGCTGCAGGCACTGCTCGATGCGATTGACAGAGGCGTTCATCTGGATGTCGGGCACGGGACGGCCAGCTTCTCGTTTCAGGCGGCGGAGCTGGCCAGGCAAGCGGGAATCAAGCCGCATACGATCAGCACGGATATTTACCGGGGCAACCGGCTGAACGGTCCGGTATACGGCATGTCCGACACGCTGACGAAATTTTTGCTCCTGGGGTACCCGCTTGAGGAAGTGATCGCGATGGCGACGTCCAATGCGGCAGCCTGGCTTGGCCGGCCGGAGCTGGGGCGGATTCGTGCAGGAGAGCCTGCCAATCTGACACTGTTCGCGGTAGAGAACGGAGTGAAGAAGCTAACAGATTCGGAGGGTGAGGAGCGCACCGCCGATCGCTATATTGAAGCAAAGGGAGTGGTTGTTAATGGATCATTCATTGCATGCTAA
- a CDS encoding AraC family transcriptional regulator — translation MPAAFSRATALAAKARTHWSHFKSRLLLKYALSYIVIFLVPLTGVTIFVYENAVSNLRSEIEQSNVNQLNQVKMTIDGLMSDLYDIASKISYDEHLTPYMVNHPYHSREAISSLANYTAYSGIVEDLFLFYHGSDNIFSYQGMTDAGYLFNRVYRYQNWDSNELLKALNEAKQPFIRPAEEVTVYSRQERLLTLLIPIKPNDPYPYGAVMYMLRESELTGVMDSILNRFAGSSFMISPAGEILTQSTNGKSLSGESLMSLSGLEPGIHSIELDGEQNSVVVVKSSENGWGYVTTMPTYQFFERVAHIQTLIMLVFAITVVTGIVAAMILAKRQYHPIKSLVEFASLQSGGEAVKIRNEWEWISQTIHDYNARVNWQEPFVRNQCLMLLLKHGKPDDPEIERMVRESGLERTDSEAAYFSAVLAWEDAPGDDAQHPDQLLLQELLSQVEFPALNARVYGVEFSVRDRFALMISLPAEPPEALHRLVLQVIDAIKVMVMDHSHAFPHIGVGTLYNNIASVNQSFVEASTALENRVSGSKERITFFEQLHTLKTANEETFWLSRKSVLKLEQSLKQGNETVALPMIAGMIEEIKQEQLTVPVLRLICYDLLNTLLRTAADLRMNQEFGSINSFTSFETLEEFELKMVSLASRICQQVQRNTETGQPSLIDDIVMYVEQNFADYTLSLEHIALKFSVSTSYLSRSFKEKTQVNFSQYIWQLRVNKAMRLLVTTNDPLQIIIESVGYLDAPNFIRKFKKETGLTPGQYRKQSSGGSFAEA, via the coding sequence GTGCCTGCAGCATTCAGCAGGGCGACAGCGCTTGCAGCGAAAGCCCGAACGCACTGGAGCCATTTCAAATCAAGACTGCTTCTGAAATACGCCCTATCTTACATTGTCATATTTTTGGTTCCGCTTACAGGCGTTACAATCTTTGTCTATGAGAATGCCGTATCCAATTTACGGTCCGAAATCGAACAGTCCAATGTCAATCAGCTGAATCAGGTCAAAATGACGATCGACGGCCTGATGTCCGATCTGTATGATATAGCCAGCAAAATTTCCTACGACGAGCATTTGACGCCCTATATGGTCAATCATCCTTACCACAGCAGAGAAGCCATCTCGTCGCTTGCGAATTATACCGCCTATAGCGGCATCGTCGAAGACCTGTTCCTGTTCTATCACGGCAGCGACAATATTTTTTCCTATCAGGGAATGACAGACGCCGGCTATCTATTCAACCGCGTGTACCGCTACCAAAATTGGGATAGCAACGAGCTGCTGAAAGCGCTTAATGAAGCCAAACAGCCGTTCATTCGCCCTGCGGAGGAGGTAACGGTCTATTCGCGTCAGGAAAGGCTGCTTACGCTGCTGATCCCCATCAAGCCGAACGATCCGTACCCCTACGGAGCGGTCATGTATATGCTGAGGGAATCCGAGCTTACGGGCGTCATGGATTCGATCCTGAACCGGTTTGCCGGCAGCAGCTTTATGATCTCTCCCGCTGGCGAGATATTGACCCAAAGCACGAACGGCAAGAGCCTGTCCGGCGAATCGCTGATGTCCCTGTCCGGACTGGAGCCAGGCATACATAGCATTGAGCTGGATGGCGAACAGAATTCGGTTGTTGTCGTCAAATCCAGCGAGAACGGCTGGGGCTACGTGACGACTATGCCGACTTATCAATTCTTTGAACGTGTCGCCCACATTCAAACGCTGATTATGCTGGTGTTCGCCATCACCGTCGTGACCGGCATCGTCGCAGCGATGATTCTGGCTAAGCGGCAATACCACCCGATCAAGAGCTTGGTGGAATTCGCAAGTCTGCAATCCGGCGGCGAAGCGGTCAAAATCCGCAACGAGTGGGAATGGATCAGCCAGACCATCCATGATTACAATGCGAGAGTCAATTGGCAGGAGCCGTTTGTCCGCAATCAGTGTCTGATGCTGCTGCTCAAGCACGGGAAGCCGGATGATCCGGAAATCGAGCGCATGGTCAGGGAGAGCGGCCTGGAGCGTACAGATTCCGAAGCTGCTTACTTCTCCGCAGTCCTCGCCTGGGAGGATGCTCCCGGGGACGATGCGCAGCACCCGGATCAACTGCTGCTGCAGGAGCTGCTGAGCCAGGTCGAATTTCCTGCCTTGAATGCCCGCGTCTACGGCGTGGAGTTCTCGGTGCGAGACCGGTTTGCGCTTATGATCTCCTTGCCGGCAGAACCGCCGGAAGCGCTGCACCGATTGGTCCTGCAAGTCATAGACGCGATTAAAGTCATGGTGATGGATCATTCGCACGCATTCCCTCACATCGGTGTCGGAACGCTGTACAATAACATAGCCAGTGTCAACCAATCCTTCGTCGAAGCGTCTACCGCGCTTGAAAACCGGGTATCCGGCAGCAAAGAGCGCATTACGTTCTTTGAGCAGCTGCATACGCTGAAGACGGCGAACGAGGAAACCTTCTGGTTATCCCGTAAGTCCGTGCTCAAGCTGGAACAGAGCCTCAAGCAGGGCAATGAGACGGTTGCGCTGCCGATGATTGCCGGCATGATCGAGGAAATCAAGCAGGAGCAGCTGACGGTTCCCGTCCTGAGGCTGATCTGCTACGATTTGCTCAATACGCTGCTGCGCACGGCTGCGGATCTGAGAATGAATCAGGAATTCGGCAGCATTAACAGCTTCACTTCCTTCGAGACGCTGGAAGAGTTCGAGCTGAAGATGGTTTCGCTCGCTTCGCGAATATGCCAACAGGTGCAGCGCAATACCGAAACCGGCCAGCCTTCCCTCATTGACGATATCGTCATGTACGTCGAGCAGAATTTTGCCGATTACACGCTTAGCCTGGAGCACATTGCGCTGAAGTTCTCGGTCTCCACCTCTTATCTGAGCCGTAGCTTCAAAGAGAAGACTCAAGTGAACTTCTCGCAATACATTTGGCAGCTGCGCGTTAATAAAGCGATGCGGCTGCTCGTTACAACCAACGATCCGCTGCAGATCATCATTGAAAGCGTCGGCTATCTCGACGCGCCTAACTTTATCCGCAAATTCAAGAAGGAAACCGGCCTGACGCCCGGCCAATACCGCAAGCAGAGCAGCGGCGGCAGCTTCGCGGAAGCTTAG
- a CDS encoding glycoside hydrolase family 130 protein, translating into MKITRHPDNPIVVPGGYDWRKVTVFNPAVIIDNDKFYMVERTAESLTPCKNFLGLLESEDGVHFTHVKDEPILTPDMLGFPYGSVQDPRLVKIDGTFYMNYALRPCAMSYYPTGAGVPERSIPKYPDGWGEQEGHWLTRSSIVKSDNLIDWEFVADTTPLDINDRDNILFPEKINGKFALLRRPEEYVGEAYGTEKAAMWITYSEDLIHWEEPKLLIKGENPAWESRKIGGSTPPVKTDKGWLVLYHGVDDQVVYRVGAMLLDLENPEKVIARTHNFIMEPETYYEKFGYQIPNVIFPTGNVVKDGLLYIYYGVTDTAIALATVPLDELVDYILNEPK; encoded by the coding sequence ATGAAAATTACGAGACATCCCGACAATCCCATTGTCGTGCCGGGAGGCTATGATTGGCGCAAAGTGACGGTGTTCAATCCGGCTGTCATTATCGACAATGACAAGTTCTATATGGTTGAACGGACAGCGGAGTCGCTGACGCCCTGCAAAAACTTTCTGGGGCTGCTGGAAAGCGAGGACGGCGTTCACTTTACGCATGTCAAGGACGAGCCGATTTTGACGCCGGACATGCTGGGCTTCCCGTACGGCAGCGTACAGGACCCGCGTCTGGTCAAAATCGACGGCACGTTCTACATGAACTATGCGCTGCGCCCTTGCGCCATGAGCTATTACCCGACTGGAGCGGGCGTGCCCGAGCGGTCGATACCGAAGTATCCGGACGGATGGGGCGAGCAGGAGGGGCACTGGCTGACCCGCTCTTCCATTGTGAAATCCGATAATCTGATTGATTGGGAGTTTGTCGCCGATACGACGCCGCTGGACATTAATGACCGGGATAACATCTTATTCCCCGAGAAGATTAACGGCAAATTTGCCCTGCTGCGCCGTCCTGAGGAATATGTCGGCGAGGCTTACGGTACGGAGAAAGCGGCCATGTGGATCACGTATTCCGAGGATCTGATTCATTGGGAGGAGCCGAAGCTGCTGATTAAAGGGGAGAACCCTGCTTGGGAATCCCGCAAGATCGGCGGGTCGACGCCGCCGGTGAAGACGGATAAGGGGTGGCTGGTGCTGTATCACGGCGTGGACGATCAGGTTGTATACCGGGTAGGCGCCATGCTGCTGGATTTGGAAAATCCGGAGAAGGTCATTGCCCGAACGCATAATTTCATTATGGAGCCGGAAACGTATTACGAAAAATTCGGTTACCAGATCCCGAACGTCATCTTCCCGACCGGCAATGTCGTGAAGGACGGCCTGCTGTACATTTACTACGGTGTTACCGATACAGCCATCGCGCTGGCGACCGTGCCGCTGGACGAACTGGTAGACTATATTCTTAACGAGCCGAAATAA